The Mauremys reevesii isolate NIE-2019 linkage group 1, ASM1616193v1, whole genome shotgun sequence genome has a segment encoding these proteins:
- the GPR85 gene encoding probable G-protein coupled receptor 85, with amino-acid sequence MANYSHAADNILQNLSPLTAFLKLTSLGFIIGVSVVGNLLISILLVKDKTLHRAPYYFLLDLCCSDILRSAICFPFVFTSVKNGSTWTYGTLTCKVIAFLGVLSCFHTAFMLFCISVTRYLAIAHHRFYTKRLTFWTCLAVICMVWTLSVAMAFPPVLDVGTYSFIREEDQCTFQHRSFRANDSLGFMLLLALILLATQLVYLKLIFFVHDRRKMKPVQFVAAVSQNWTFHGPGASGQAAANWLAGFGRGPTPPTLLGIRQNATTTSRRRLLVLDEFKMEKRISRMFYIMTFLFLTLWGPYLVACYWRVFARGPVVPGGFLTAAVWMSFAQAGINPFVCIFSNRELRRCFSTTLLYCRKSRLPREPYCVI; translated from the coding sequence ATGGCGAACTACAGCCATGCAGCTGACAACATTTTACAAAATCTCTCTCCTTTAACAGCCTTTCTGAAACTGACTTCATTGGGTTTCATAATAGGAGTCAGTGTGGTGGGTAACCTTCTGATCTCCATTTTGCTAGTCAAAGATAAGACCTTGCATAGAGCTCCTTACTACTTCCTGTTGGATCTTTGCTGCTCAGACATCCTCAGATCTGCTATTTGTTTCCCGTTTGTTTTCACCTCTGTAAAAAATGGCTCTACTTGGACGTATGGGACTCTTACTTGCAAAGTGATTGCCTTTTTGGGGGTTTTATCCTGCTTCCACACTGCTTTCATGCTGTTCTGCATAAGTGTCACCAGGTACTTAGCTATTGCCCACCACCGGTTTTATACAAAAAGGCTGACCTTCTGGACTTGTTTGGCAGTTATCTGTATGGTGTGGACCCTTTCTGTAGCTATGGCTTTCCCCCCAGTTTTAGACGTGGGCACCTACTCATTCATTAGGGAGGAAGACCAATGCACCTTTCAGCATCGTTCTTTCAGGGCCAATGATTCTTTGGGATTTATGCTTCTTCTTGCCCTTATCCTCCTAGCCACACAGCTTGTCTACCTCAAGCTGATATTTTTCGTTCATGATCGCAGGAAAATGAAGCCAGTCCAGTTCGTTGCCGCGGTGAGCCAGAACTGGACTTTTCATGGTCCTGGAGCCAGTGGGCAAGCAGCAGCTAATTGGCTGGCTGGATTTGGAAGGGGTCCCACACCACCAACCTTGCTGGGAATCAGGCAAAATGCAACTACCACCAGCAGGAGAAGGCTACTGGTCTTAGATGAGTTCAAAATGGAAAAGCGAATCAGCAGAATGTTTTACATTATGACATTCCTCTTTCTGACCTTGTGGGGTCCCTATTTGGTAGCATGTTACTGGAGAGTTTTTGCAAGAGGGCCTGTCGTACCAGGGGGATTTCTAACGGCCGCTGTCTGGATGAGTTTTGCCCAGGCTGGAATCAATCCTTTTGTCTGCATTTTCTCCAACAGGGAGCTGAGGCGCTGTTTCAGTACAACCCTTCTTTACTGCAGAAAATCCAGGTTACCAAGGGAACCTTACTGTGTTATATGA